A single genomic interval of Macadamia integrifolia cultivar HAES 741 chromosome 6, SCU_Mint_v3, whole genome shotgun sequence harbors:
- the LOC122080973 gene encoding VAN3-binding protein-like, producing MAKTSSILMEELSSELKFRRVSFATQHRLPSYSSGRLEKMNPYGGALEHWNKEKPSSSSCNHSLEVPKSPYEAMEFLSRSWSPSASDFFQIFSTDSLSLPLHENDNMVEEQRHDEIEEMRRTTKPSAQSNKDRVESIWKWLAAGRTFSVLQRHTSLKKIWMNIQYMKGWLRGHSLRSLAKGRHWHKQVEEIRLETAKIHAALSVAELAAAVAGFATKGGGFDQLEEINGIMGSDDGGGCWNQRMGVVFASAAALVATVCAEAAESAGAHRAHVAAAVNSGLAITSSSDMITLTATAATCLRGAATLKSRLKADTYFSKDLEMLAKGTQLSMCTPSGDIKLRMLCIYLKHNRLVLRSRKKYLGGFLTSSKEYKIINVIKETKEAQGLHPIRLLTNVGKIVLLFEDEKQCNIWKSTISHLLQNQSSYSAITDVATRRDA from the exons ATG GCCAAAACAAGTAGCATCCTAATGGAAGAATTATCATCAGAACTGAAATTTCGGAGAGTTTCCTTTGCGACTCAGCATCGATTACCTTCTTACTCT AGTGGGAGACTTGAGAAGATGAATCCTTATGGAGGAGCTCTAGAGCACTGGAACAAGGAgaaaccatcttcttcttcatgtaATCATTCTTTAGAGGTTCCAAAAAGCCCCTATGAAGCCATGGAATTCTTATCTCGTTCATGGAGCCCATCTGCCTCAGACTTCTTCCAGATATTCTCAACAGAT AGTCTATCCTTACCTCTCCATGAAAATGACAACATGGTAGAAGAGCAGAGACATGATGAGATAGAAGAAATGAGAAGAACAACAAAACCCTCAGCTCAAAGCAACAAAGATAGAGTGGAAAGCATATGG AAATGGCTTGCAGCTGGAAGGACCTTTTCGGTCCTTCAGAGGCATACATCACTGAAAAAAATTTGG ATGAACATACAATACATGAAGGGATGGTTAAGGGGGCATTCATTAAGAAGCTTGGCCAAAGGCCGGCATTGGCATAAACAGGTGGAGGAAATCAGACTAGAGACGGCTAAAATCCATGCAGCTCTTTCGGTTGCAGAATTGGCGGCTGCGGTTGCTGGCTTTGCTACTAAGGGCGGTGGGTTTGATCAATTAGAGGAAATAAATGGAATAATGGGTagtgatgatggtggtggatgTTGGAACCAGAGAATGGGTGTTGTCTTTGCTTCTGCTGCAGCATTGGTGGCAACGGTATGTGCTGAGGCTGCTGAGTCTGCAGGCGCCCACAGAGCCCATGTTGCGGCCGCTGTCAACTCCGGCCTAGCCATTACAAGTTCTTCTGATATGATCACCCTCACAGCCACTGCTGCAACAT GTCTAAGGGGAGCTGCAACGCTTAAATCAAGACTAAAAGCTGATACATATTTCTCAAAGGACCTGGAGATGCTAGCCAAAGGCACTCAACTATCGATGTGCACGCCGTCGG GGGACATAAAATTGAGAATGTTGTGCATCTACCTCAAACACAACAGGCTTGTATTGAGATCAAGAAAAAAGTACCTTGGAGGATTTCTAACTAGTTCCAAGGAGT ATAAGATTATCAATGTGATAAAGGAAACTAAGGAAGCTCAAGGTCTTCACCCTATAAGACTTCTTACAAATGTGGGTAAGATTGTGTTGTTGTTTGAAGATGAGAAGCAATGTAATATCTGGAAATCAACTATCTCACACCTCTTACAAAATCAAAGCTCATATTCTGCAATCACAGATGTTGCAACAAGAAGAGATGCTTGA